From the Salmo trutta chromosome 25, fSalTru1.1, whole genome shotgun sequence genome, the window gcttacaggctctaaccaatagtgcgaaaaaaataaggtgtgtgtgtgtatgtgtgtgtgtgtgtgtagataagtaaagaaataaaacagtaaaaagacatttgaaaataagagtagcaaggctatatacagacaccggttagtcaggctgattgaggtagtatgtagatatggttaaagtgactatgcatacatgatgaacagagagtagcagtagcgtgaaagaggggttggcaggtggtgggtggtgggacacaatgcagatagtccggttagccaatgtgcgggagcactggttggtcaggccaattgaggtagtatgtgcatgaatatatagttaaagtgactatgcatataagataaacagagagtagcagcagcataaaagaggggttgggggggcacacaatgcaaatagtccgggtaaccatttggttacctgttcaggagtcttaaggcttgggggtaaaaactgttgaggagcctttttgtcctagacttggcactccggtaccgcctgccatgtggtagtagagagaacagtctatgacgggtggctggggtctttgacaattttcagggcctttctctgcaccgcctggtgtagaggtcctggatggcaggaagcttggccccagtgatgtactgggccgtacgcactaccctctgtggtgccttgcggttggaggccgagcagttgccgtaccaggcggtgatgcaaccggtcaggatgctctcgatgttgcagctgtagaaccttttgaggatctcaggacccatgccaaatctttttagtttcctgagggggaataggctttgtcgtgccctcttcacgactgttttggtgtgttgGACTTGGTGGTGTGGGTTAGCTAGTTAAACCTCTGTTGGACTCTGCTGGTATGACTTGGTGGTGTGGGTTAGCTAGTTAAACCTCTGTCGGACTCTGCTGGTATGACTTGGTGGTGTGGGTTAGCTAGTTAAACCTCTGTTGGACTCTGCTGGTATGACTTGGTGGTGTGGGTTAGCTAGTTAAACCTCTGTCAGACTCTGCTGGTATGACTTGGTGGTGTGGGTTAGCTAGGCTGCTGcttgtctgtttgtttttttacctaTACATAGTTATCCAGAATGATCTAGTCAGGATGCAGTCTATGGGCTGCTGCttgcctgtctgtttgtctcagtctCTTTTAGCCCAGTGTTGCcgtccctctttctcctccaacTAATGATACGTTCTCCATCCTCCTAGATTCTTTATCATCAAAGACAGTTTCCTGCTCTACTATGCAGAGAATGAGAAGAGAAGCTTTGAGACCAACAAATACTTTAACATCCACCCCAAGGTGAGCTTTACTCAACATGGTGCATGTGTTAACCTCAAAAGGTCTGCAATATTTTCACATTGTATCTCACATgcatgatgacacacacacacacagacacacacacacacacacacacacccacacacacacacatatatatatatatatatatatattctacagcTATGAGAAGTTGATGCATTATGTTGTATTcatcctctgtctgtctcagggTGTGATCCCCTTAGGAGGCTGTGTTGTGGATCCGAAGGAAGACCAGGGCATGCCATTCGCCATGGTTATAAATCATGACGACTTCACTGTAAGCACTTAGACAATACTGTTGCTTTAATAATAGTTACTTGAAACCTGCATCTCTGTATTATTAGGCAGTTACTGTATATCTCATGTGATGATGCGTGCTACTGTTTGtgatttttattacatttttttggtcatttagcagactcttattCAGTGCATACGTTTtcatactttttgttgttgttcgtattggtcccccgtgggaatcgaaccaacaaccctggcaTTGTAAGCGCCATgcccaactgagccacacgggatgtATGCATGATGTGAAGATAATGTATGCTATTGTATATTATCATGTGATGATAATGTAtgctactgtatattatcatGTGACGATAATGTATGCTACTGTATATTATCACGTGATGATAATGCATGTTACTGTATATTATCATGTGATAATGTATGCTACTGTATACTATCATGTGATGACAATGTATACTGCTGTATATTATCATGTGATGATAATGTATGATGCAGTATATTATCATGGGATGATAATGTATGCTGCTGTATATTATCATGTGAAGATAATGTATGTGACTGTATATATAATGTGAAGATAATGTATGCTGTTGTATATTATCACATGATGATAATGTATGCTATTGTATATTATCACATGATGATaatgtatgctgctgcatatTATCATGTGAAGATAATGTATGCTATTGTATATGATCATGTGAAGATAATGTAtgctactgtatattatcatGTGAAGATAATGTATGCTATTGTATATTATCATGTGATGATaatgtatgctgctgcatatTATCGTGTGATGATGCTCTATTACTCCCTCAGGGTAACATTGTCCTGGCTGCAGAGAATGAGGCAGAACAAAACCAGTGGCTGGAGATGCTGCAGGAGTCTGGCAGAGTGTGAGTCACTATTTACTACATAAAGCCTCTTTAAATCTAGCTGTACAAACTGCCTTTTTAAATCTAACTGTAAACAAAATGAAACTACGCACTGCCCCTTTAAATCTAGCTGTTCAAACTGCAACtgtaaataacatcaaattgatcagaagtacagtgaaaacattgttaatattgtaaatgactattgtagctagaaacagctgatttttaatggaatatctacatgggcatacagaggcccattatcagtaaccatcactcctgtgttccaatggcacgttgtgttagctaatccaagtttatcattttgaaaggctaattgatcattagaaaacccttttgcaattatgttagcacagctgaaaactgttgtcctgatttaaagaagcaatacaactggccttctttagactagttgagtatctggagcatcagcatttgtgggttcaattacagacTAAAAATGAGCAGTAACAAAGtacttttttctgaaactcgtcagtctattcttgttctgagaaatgaaggctactccatgtgagaaattgccatgaaacggaagatctcgtacaacgctgtgtactactcccttcacagaacaatgCAAACTGGCTCTGAcctgaatagaaagaggagtgggaggccccggtgcacaactgagcaagaggacaagtacattagagtgtctagtttgagaaacagacgcctcacaagtcctcaactggcagcttcattaaatagcacccgcaaaacaccagtctcaacgtcaacagtgaagaggcgactccgggatgctggccttctaggcagagttgcaaagaaaaagcaatatctctgcctagaaggccattggaacacaggagtgatggttgctgataacgggcctctgtacgcctatgttgatattccataaaaaaacagccgtttccagcttcaatagtcatttacaatatcaacaatgtctactctgtatttctgatcaatttcatgttattttaatggacagaaaatgtgtttttctttcaaaaacaaggacatttctaagtgaccccaaacctttgaacggtagtgtaactGTGAACGAATTACACTCTGTCTCTTTAACTCTTACTGTAGACAAACTATGCACTGTCTCTTTAAATCCAACTGAACACACTGCCTCTTTAAATCCAACTGACCCGCACTGTCTCTTTAAATCCAACTGAACACACTGTCTCTTTAAATCCAACTGAACACACTGTCTCTTTAAATCCAACTGAACACACTGTCTCTTTAAATCAAACTGACCCGCACTGTCTCTTTAAATCCAACTGAACACACTGTCTCTTTAAATCCAACTGAACACACTGCCTCTTTAAATCCAACTGAACACACTGTCTCTTTAAATCCAACTGACCCCCACTGTCTCTTTAAATCCAACTGACCCGCACTGCCTCTTTAAATCCAACTGACCCGCACTGCCTCTTTAAATCCAACTGAACACACTGTCTCTTTAAATCCAACTGAACACACTGTCTCTTTAAATCCAACTGAACACACTGCCTCTTTAAATCAAACTGAACACACTGTCTCTTTAAATCCAACTGACTCCCACTGTCTCTTTAAATCCAACTGACCCACACTGCCTCTTTAAATCCAAATGACCCGCACTGTCTCTTTAAATCCAACTGACCCGCACTGTCTCTTTAAATCCAACTGAACACACTGTCTCTTTAAATCCAACTGACCTGCACTGTCTCTTTAAATCCAACTGAACACACTGCCTCTTTAAATCAAACTGAAAACACTGTCTCTTTAAATCCAACTGAACACACTGTCTCTTTAAATCTAACTGAACACACTGCCTCTTTAAATCCAACTGAACACGCTGTCTCTTTAAATCCAACTGACCCGCACTAACTGTATTATCAGGGGCATCAGGGGTTAAGTCTATAACTCTAAGTCAAAGTAAAGGGTCCACCTTAGAGGGGGACTACAGTCTCCTCAGACATGTATAGAGGAGCTGCACAGGTCTGCAATTGTATAGTGGAATATATGACCTACTGTTGTGTGGTACTAGTGGTGATCATGCTGTATAAAACCTATATGGCCACATGCTGTATTAAACCTGTTAAACACCAAGTCTCTAAAACCTCCAGCACCTGGAAGAACGCCCAACTGGGAGAAGCCATGATAGAGAGCCTGGAAGCCCAGGGACTGCAGCTTGCCAAGGAGAAGCAAGAGTACCTGGGTAAGAAGAGGGACTGTGGAGGCATGGGGAGGCATGAGGCATGAGGCCTGgttcaggggagagagaggagggaatggGTGTGagagggacagggtcagggtggCAGGCCTGAGGTGCTGACAGTTCCTTTGTTTTTTTAGTGTTGATGCTTACAGTCCCACATGTAGACAATGGCCATATACAACAAGTAATCAGGCTGTTTTGTCACCCCAGATAAGCTGATGGAGGAGACAGAAGAACTGAGCCTGCAGAGAGAACAGAAGGAGCATCTGGAACGTCTGAACCTGGTTctggaggaggagaagcagaAGTTTGAGGAGCTGGTGACAGAGCTTAGAGCAGAGCAGGATCAGATCAAACTGTAAGAGAGATATGGAGAACACAAACTGGGATCTTTACAATAATAAATACAGttataaataatatacagtaatagataatatacagtaataaataatatacagaaataaataaatacagtaataaataatatacagtaatacataatatacataaataaataaatacagtaataaATACTTTGCAGaaataaataatatacagtaacaaataatatacaataataaataatatacataaataaataaatagtgataaataaaatacattaataataaaatacagtcataaataaaatacagtcataaataaaatacagtattaaataatatacagtaataataatatacagtaataataatatacagtTATCTCCACATACGAGTAAGAAAGATGCATGTAATACATATAAAGTGcatttaatataaggaatgtatCTCCTATCTCCGTCTTTATCCACTGCGGTAACTTAACTGCTGTGAAAACTCTTAAGACTCTGATCCTCAGGTCCATCTGTTGTGGGTTTGATGCTCTCTGAACTGGTCAGTCTGGAGAGTGTTGCTATTACACTGTGTGGTGTACCGTGTTGTTCACAGGGACTTGGACGGCACAGCACAGTCTCTGAAAGGTGTGGAGTCTGAAAAAGAGGAGCTGAACAATTTAACAACACTTCTACAGAAATCTATTGAGGTATTTAAAATTAATTtgaggagaaacacacacacacacacacacacaggtacacaaaTGCCTTCATGACATCCATGATCTGGTCCTTCAGGAGCTGTCCCATGAGAAGCAGCGAACCCTGGAGTTGCTGAGGGAGAAGGACCTTGAGCAGGGGGCTGAGCAtccagagaaagaggaggagcaaGAGGTGCAGCCTGGTGACACGGGACTGCGATCGGAGCTGAGACACATTGAAGAGCAGATGAGGGAactgcagagagagaaggagcaggctgaggagaggtgagaggaccAGGAACATGGATCTTATTTCTGTCCAGTCTGTGAAAAGTTCAGAAGTTTGTAAAAACCTTCTCCTACCATATAAAAGACACATGAATCAGCCGATTGGTTAGAGAGGATCTGACCACAGATCAGATGGAGCTGCGTGTGACTGGGCCGGCTGGTCCGCTTTCAGAAAGTTAGCGTGCCTGTGTCTGATCACAGCTGACTTCCCTGTGGCTGCCTAAGAGTTTTTAATGAGGGTGAGAAACACCATTAAATTGGAAATGTGCATTGATTCCTCAACAGCCAAACCAACAACAAGCACCAGTGACTGGGATCAGGATGTAATGGGAAACTGGTGTTGACCAGAGGGCATGAGtgttgtataaaaaaaatatatgcagTATATCTGTCAATGGCGGACCCCACTGCAGAGCTCCGCCGTGAGGCCTACTGTGGGTATCTCTCAAGGCGGAGTCACATTGAAGAGCCCCATGGTGAGGCCTATTGAGTGTTTCTCTCAATGAAGGGCCTCACGGCAGAGCTCCGCCGTGAGGCCTACTGTGGGTATCTCTCAAGGCGGAGTCACATTGAAGAGCCCCATGGTGAGGCCTATTGAGGGTTTCTCTCAATGAAGGGCCTCACTGCAGAGCTCCACCGTGAAGCCTAAAATGAGGGTGTCTCTCAATCAAGTGTCCCCAATGTAGAGCTCTGCAACAAGGCCCTCTGTAATTTCCCACAGGGCATTTCCTGGAAACTAGGACCTACAGGACGACATTATTCTCTCTATAACAGATCATTGTGAGTTTGTCTGATATTAACATCCCCTTGTGATACATTATCCTACCAAATTCCTTCATTAGGTAAGAGGTTGGGTAAGAGGTCGAGTAAGAGGTAAAGCGATATAAATGCCCAGGGCGGAAGGCTTTTTAACACTTAGCCTGGTATTGACCTGCTGTGGATGGGGATTGGACTGCAGGATTGTGTTAGTATGCACAGTGCCTTTCCtcgaactgtgtgtgtgtgtgtgtgtgtgtgtgtgtgtgtgtgtgcgctagctgcatgttactgtgtgtgtgttttgtacctCCCCtctgactgtatgtgtgtgcgtgcaaggcGAGCGTGTacatgactgtgtgtgttctctggctCCCCCCCGCAGACTAACGGAGAATGAGCAGCGTGCCACAGTTCTGCAACAGGAGAGAGAGTTCTACTCCTGTCAGTCCAGGACTCTACAGCAGTCCCTCACACAGCTCACTGTGGACAAGAAGCAGACTGAGGTGGAACTCAAGGTAAACCATActgcctctcaaatggcaccctattccctatatagtgtactacttttgaccagagctatggcaccctattccctatatagtgtactacttttggccagagctatggcaccctattccctatatagtgcactacttttgtccagagctttggcaccctattccctatatagtgtactacttttggccagagctatggcaccctattccctatatagtgcactacttttggccagagctgTGGCATCAtaaaggctggccatggctcacatcaacaccttcATCCCAGACAACCTGGACCCATTCCagttcgcatactgccccaacagatccacagatgacacaagcTCTattgcataataataataatggcatCGGAGTGGAGGGCTGCACTTTTACAGGCTTCTAACCAACTGTGTTATTTTTTCTCTTGCATTgtctgtaacttattttgtacataaagttgctgctaccatctcttatgaccgaaaagagcttctggacgtAGGTGAGTGATTAAATCACCACTACCATCAGTTCTATTGGcaaatcactggagaataaattGGATGATCTACggtcaagactatcctaccatcGGGatgttaaaaactgtaatatattatgtttcaccgagtcgtgcctgaacgacaacacggataatatagagctggctgggttttccgtgcatcggcaggacagagcatcTACGTCTGGttagacgaggggtgggggtgtgtgtctatttgtcaaaaaCAGCTGGTGTGctatgtctaatattaaagaagtctcgaggtaaagctcacctgaggtagagtacctcatgataagctgtagaccagactatctaccaagagagttcttgCTAGAtagtaagagtaggcaacaacacatctgccacgctgatcctcaacaccgaggcccctcaggggtgcgtgcttagtcccctcctgtactccctgtttacccacgactgtgtggccaagcatgactccaacaccatcattacgtttgctgacgacacaacagtggtagggctgattaccgacaatgatgagacagcctatagggaggaggtcagagacctggcagtgtggtgtcaggacaataacctctccctcaatgtgagcaagacaaaggagatgatcatagactacaggaaaaggagggccgaacaggcccccattaacatcgacggggctgtagtggagcttgttgagagtttcaagttccttggtgtccacatcaccaacaaactataatggtccaaacacaccaagacagtcgtgaagagggcacgacaacacattttccccctcaggagaatgaaaataTTTAGCATGGGTCACCAGATCCTCAAGgagctctacagctgcaccatcgagagcatcaccgcctggtatggcaactgatctgcatccgaccgtaaggcgctacagagggtggtgcgtatggcccagtacaacACTGAGGCCAGGctccctgccatctaggaccaaTATACCAGGCGGGTTCAGAGGAAGACACAAAAAATTGttaaggactccagccacccaagtcacaggctgttctctctgctactagatggcaagtggtaccgatgcaccaaatctggaaccaacaggaccctgaacggcttctactcccaagccataagactactaaatagttCAACAAAAAGCTACCCTGACTATCTACACTGGCTACAGTTACAGTAATTCTGGCACTCAAACAGGGCTCTCTAAATAAATAGAAAAGCTACCCCAATTACCACTGGTGCTCCCAAAAGTTCGGAGCACGGCATGAAATTTAGGAGCATCAGAAAATAAGATTGTTTGAATTTATTGACATGCATACagcctacactgagtgtacaaaacattaagaacaccttcctaatattgagttgcaaccccttttcccctcagaacagcctcaattcatcggggcatggactctacgaggtgtcgaatgcgttccacagggatgctggtccgtGTTGAcacaaatgcttcccacagttgtgtcaagttggctggtagtggatctctactccgaatagcttgttccatctcatcccacagatgctcaattggattgagatctggtgactggccaggccactgcagtaagctgaattcactgtcatgtttGTGTGAACCTTTCCTGGACAATCCTAACCTTGTGGCATTGGGGCTTTATCCTGCTGAAAAGAATCCATCAcagatggatacactgctgccatgaagggatgaactgtggctcagtcggtagagcatggtgtgtgcaatgccagggttgtgggttcgattcccacggggggccagtacaattttttacaatttttaaatgcatgaaatgaaatgtgtgcattcactactgtaagtcgctctggataagagtgtctgctaaatgactaaaatgtaaatgtaaatgcgaTGATGGTTagatatcctgtggcattcaaacgttgGTCCACTttttatcaaggggcccaatatgtgccatgaaaacacatctaacaccatcaccaccagcctGCAGTGTTGACACGCGGCATGATGGATGCATGTACTCGTGGTTTTCTCcgtaccctagtcctcccatcagcgtgaaaAAGCAGCAACCAGGATTCATCACAACAGGCAATTTTTCTTCAATTCTCCAGTGTCCAGTGTTTTCATTCCTTAGCCCATTGCaaacaaagttttttttttttttttttacatttttgctgaTAGAAGTGGAACTCTGTAAGGTCGTCGGCTGCCATACCCCATTTGTGTCAAGGTACGACGAGTTGTGCATTCTTTAGTGGGTCTTTGTGCACCAGTGTTGTACTGGAATATCAGTTGACCaaccattcactctctgaatggcacacatacacaatccatgtctcaattgtctcaaagctttaaaaaaatccttctttaacccgtctcctctcgttcatctacactgatttgaagtggatttaggtgaaatcaataagggattgtagctttcacctggtcagtctatgtcatggaaagagcatgttttgtacactcagtaaaTATTGTAGCTACTTTTGAAGCACATGTTGTGCCCTGGAAACTAATATGTAACactgtaaatacatttgtttattaCAAAATATTAATGTTGATAGGAATACTTGTCGAAAAAGTATAACTTTTGACTGACattttaatcatttctgccctctgaattcatatcTAAGGTGCTCCATTATTACTTACATTGCTTTAGTTTGAACGtccagactggcactaagaacagaggGAACGTTTCCCTATTCAGCTCCATTATTaatgcaatgccccttaaagtgttgctctgtgctacccagtggtgtgggggctgtgctttggcaaagtgggtggggttatatcctgcctgtttggccctgtccgggggtatcatcggatggggccacagtgtcttctgatccctcctgtctcagcctccagtattt encodes:
- the plekhd1 gene encoding pleckstrin homology domain-containing family D member 1; its protein translation is MFSSSSKPSLFSYWTSMEQTDSEVLDISTKVQLHGVLWKRPFGRSSAKWSRRFFIIKDSFLLYYAENEKRSFETNKYFNIHPKGVIPLGGCVVDPKEDQGMPFAMVINHDDFTGNIVLAAENEAEQNQWLEMLQESGRVTWKNAQLGEAMIESLEAQGLQLAKEKQEYLDKLMEETEELSLQREQKEHLERLNLVLEEEKQKFEELVTELRAEQDQIKLDLDGTAQSLKGVESEKEELNNLTTLLQKSIEELSHEKQRTLELLREKDLEQGAEHPEKEEEQEVQPGDTGLRSELRHIEEQMRELQREKEQAEERLTENEQRATVLQQEREFYSCQSRTLQQSLTQLTVDKKQTEVELKAEIESRMELERRLKQAEEALQNLEKGLSSLERSKENVDKMKGDVNNLRKFFEECICAAEIEAKLPSIMKNAVYLHKATARRIKSCRIQRRASKHHWLKHSQSFVVARGDSAGMEDLRETARRLTSDSCFRKSVYKIITRHDQEASAKKDD